The sequence TGAAAGAGAAAAATAGAGACAGAAGCAATAAGGGAGGCGAAGGCTATGACAACAAAGATTGTCATTATTGACGACCATCAACTTTTCAGAGAAGGGGTAAAACGGATTCTTGATTTTGAATCAACATTCCAAGTCGTGGCTGAAGGTGATGACGGCAGCGAAGCGATTACGCTAGTAGAACAGTACCAGCCTGATGTTATCATTATGGATATCAATATGCCTAACAGAAATGGCGTTGAGGCGACAGCTGAATTGATTGAGAAGTATCCAGATTCAAAAGTCATCATATTATCGATTCATGATGATGAGAATTATGTAACACACGCTCTTAAAACCGGAGCAACTGGTTACCTTTTAAAAGAAATGGACGCAGATGCTCTAGTAGAAGCTGTAAAAGTCGTTGCTGACGGTGGCTCTTACTTACATCCAAGGGTAACTCATAATCTGGTCAAAGAATATCGTCGTCTATCAGCTGATGATGGCGGAACCGACAAATACATATCACAGGTTGAAATTCGTCGACCACTCCACCTACTTACACGTCGAGAATGTGAAGTCCTTCAATTGTTGGCAGATGGAAAGAGCAATAGAGGTATTGGGGAAGCGTTGTTCATCAGTGAAAAGACTGTAAAGAACCACGTAAGTAATATATTGCAAAAAATGAATGTAAATGACCGTACTCAAGCTGTTGTTGTTGCAATCAAGAATGGCTGGGTAGAGGTTAGATAATTCTTAAGCAACCACATTTGTCGAAACGACAGATGTGGTTTTTTGTCGATTGCTGTATGAAAGTGTTGGAATAATACGACAGAAAATCCCCTAAACATTTACAAAAACTTAATAAAATCCGATATAATTAGAGAAAGTAATCAGAAGGGGTGGTCATCATTTCTTTACTATGGGAACTATCAGATGAAAAATTAATTGAAGCATACCAACAGGCTACTCTGTTGAATTTAGATGAATCCTTTATTGAAATGCTAATAGAAGAACTTGATAACCGTGGACTAGAAGCTTTAAAAACCCAATATGTTTCTTAATTTTTACAACACTGTGCAATCGATTGCCAGTGTTTTTTTTGTTTTA comes from Mesobacillus jeotgali and encodes:
- a CDS encoding response regulator, with the translated sequence MTTKIVIIDDHQLFREGVKRILDFESTFQVVAEGDDGSEAITLVEQYQPDVIIMDINMPNRNGVEATAELIEKYPDSKVIILSIHDDENYVTHALKTGATGYLLKEMDADALVEAVKVVADGGSYLHPRVTHNLVKEYRRLSADDGGTDKYISQVEIRRPLHLLTRRECEVLQLLADGKSNRGIGEALFISEKTVKNHVSNILQKMNVNDRTQAVVVAIKNGWVEVR
- the sda gene encoding sporulation histidine kinase inhibitor Sda, with the protein product MVIISLLWELSDEKLIEAYQQATLLNLDESFIEMLIEELDNRGLEALKTQYVS